In a single window of the Pseudohongiella acticola genome:
- a CDS encoding CocE/NonD family hydrolase — protein sequence MFKLNLNLRTYLTSWCLAATLALTLGSTVSVAQPAAPDNKTVVMVPMRDGVQLATNVYVPEGEGPWPVILTRTPYDKDGIDRSVASYHERGYAVVSQDVRGRNDSEGENRPFENDIEDGYDTVEWIASQTFSDGNIGIFGTSAPGITSNLAAASAPPNLTAAYVTVAPDSLFYRSRFVGGVFKESHSGGWLRGQGVSEDAINAYKARAVLDEQWRATDFLFHRDNVEIPVYNVGGWHDIYAEGSLHNFVYLQNEGNPQARGKQKLFMGAFGHGTLQGDLEYPGGGMINGSLEEQLRWWDYWLKDIDNGIMDEPPVSIYMMASARKGNVSDKNRVIHMDSWPPENLETRYYLQPDMSLATDPPVAADASETYTFDPANPVPTVGGQNLGADVGPRDQREIGPRQDYLRFSTPVLEEDVVVAGHIDMELFVATDALDTDFVVKLVDIYPDGYEALILDYPIRARFRDGQNPGDVKMMTPGEVERLVVNMWSTAQTFEAGHRIGVHVTSSNYPRFAVNPNNGAALDDSSTPAQEARNTVYFDANRPSAIILPVVTESLD from the coding sequence ATGTTCAAACTGAACCTGAACCTGAGAACATACCTGACCAGTTGGTGCCTCGCTGCCACGCTGGCATTAACCCTGGGCAGCACTGTTAGCGTGGCCCAGCCGGCGGCGCCCGACAACAAAACCGTGGTCATGGTGCCCATGCGCGACGGCGTGCAACTGGCCACCAATGTTTATGTGCCCGAAGGCGAAGGCCCCTGGCCGGTGATCCTCACCCGCACGCCCTACGACAAGGACGGCATTGATCGCAGTGTTGCCAGCTATCACGAGCGCGGCTACGCGGTAGTGTCGCAGGATGTGCGTGGGCGCAATGACTCTGAGGGTGAAAACCGGCCTTTCGAAAATGATATCGAAGACGGCTATGACACCGTGGAGTGGATTGCATCGCAAACCTTCAGCGATGGCAATATCGGTATTTTTGGCACCTCGGCGCCCGGCATTACGTCCAATCTGGCTGCCGCATCGGCGCCACCAAACCTGACCGCAGCCTATGTCACCGTGGCACCGGACAGCCTGTTTTACCGCTCGCGCTTTGTCGGCGGTGTCTTCAAGGAAAGTCATTCCGGCGGCTGGCTTCGTGGCCAGGGCGTCAGTGAAGACGCCATCAATGCTTACAAGGCCCGCGCGGTGCTGGATGAACAGTGGCGTGCCACCGACTTCCTGTTCCACCGTGATAATGTCGAGATTCCGGTTTACAACGTCGGCGGCTGGCATGACATCTATGCCGAAGGGTCGCTGCACAACTTTGTCTATCTGCAGAACGAAGGCAATCCACAGGCACGCGGCAAACAGAAGCTTTTTATGGGCGCCTTTGGCCACGGCACATTGCAGGGCGACCTTGAATACCCGGGCGGCGGCATGATCAATGGCAGCCTGGAAGAGCAGCTGCGCTGGTGGGATTACTGGCTCAAGGACATCGATAACGGCATCATGGACGAACCGCCGGTCAGCATTTACATGATGGCCTCGGCCCGCAAGGGCAACGTGTCCGACAAGAACCGCGTCATTCACATGGACAGCTGGCCGCCGGAAAACCTCGAAACCCGATACTACCTGCAGCCCGACATGAGCCTGGCCACGGATCCCCCCGTCGCGGCCGACGCCAGCGAGACCTACACCTTTGATCCGGCCAATCCGGTACCCACCGTTGGTGGTCAGAACCTGGGCGCCGATGTCGGCCCTCGCGATCAGCGTGAAATCGGTCCACGGCAGGATTATCTGCGTTTCAGTACACCGGTGCTGGAGGAAGATGTTGTGGTGGCAGGCCATATCGACATGGAACTGTTTGTTGCCACCGATGCGCTGGATACCGACTTTGTGGTCAAGCTGGTCGACATCTATCCGGATGGTTACGAAGCCCTGATTCTTGACTATCCGATCCGGGCACGTTTTCGCGACGGACAGAATCCCGGCGATGTAAAAATGATGACGCCGGGCGAGGTTGAACGCCTGGTAGTCAATATGTGGAGCACGGCGCAGACATTCGAAGCCGGCCACCGCATTGGTGTGCATGTCACCTCCAGCAACTACCCCCGATTCGCCGTCAACCCGAACAACGGCGCGGCACTGGATGACAGCAGCACACCGGCGCAGGAAGCCCGCAACACGGTCTATTTTGATGCCAACCGACCCTCGGCGATTATCCTGCCCGTGGTCACCGAATCACTGGATTAA